One segment of Brassica napus cultivar Da-Ae chromosome C3, Da-Ae, whole genome shotgun sequence DNA contains the following:
- the LOC125583142 gene encoding uncharacterized protein LOC125583142, which translates to MNRFAYPEAWKFPSHPLRFIPLLDVVFRDEFVVVEESWQPRRGDEEEVHMQNDLHDLGDMEQDDTAWLETTMKDTPNVIETNHVMPSQQIMKDTSRRKRKRNPVDSTLDRIAATMEDRNGILEQMASSTSKSKSTNATEECMALVVKCVRGVPDLIPILGIT; encoded by the exons atgAACCGCTTT GCTTACCCTGAAGCTTGGAAATTTCCCTCACATCCATTGCGTTTTATACCGCTTCTTGATGTGGTATTTAGAGATGAATTTGTCGTGGTTGAGGAGTCATGGCAACCAAGACGTGGT gatgaagaagaagttcatATGCAAAATGATTTACATGATCTTGGTGATATGGAACAAGATGACACAGCCTGGTTAGAAACTACAATGAAAGATACTCCGAATGTTATCGAGACAAATCATGTAATGCCGTCACAACAAATTATGAAAGATACATCTCGCCGAAAGCGTAAGCGCAATCCGGTAGACTCGACGCTCGATCGTATTGCTGCGACCATGGAAGACCGAAATGGTATTCTAGAACAGATGGCATCATCTACATCTAAATCAAAGTCAACAAATGCAACTGAGGAATGTATGGCTCTTGTTGTCAAATGTGTGAGAGGAGTACCTGATCTAATTCCTATATTGGGCATCACTTGA
- the LOC106452140 gene encoding uncharacterized protein LOC106452140 isoform X1 — protein sequence MADQPPNPQNRMKLRDGRYLAYKERGIPKDDAKFTIVLVHGFGSSKDMNFNVSQEFVEETGIYFVLYDRAGYGESDPNPKRSLKSEASDVQELADGLQIGSRFYLIGISMGSYTVWSCLKHIPQRLAGVAMVAPVVNYRWPSIPKSLMKNDYRREVLKWSFWIAKYFPGLLHWWVTQNMFPTTSVLEKTPANYFNDQDIEVLKHTKGFPMLSKEKLREHGVFETLRSDFLVAFADWDFDPADLPDPFPSGPEKSPSSVHIWQGYEDKVIPFQLQRCLCHKLAWIKYHEVPKGGHLIVHYEGVCDAILKSLLLGEDLPMYKPKAVVTEP from the exons ATGGCTGATCAACCTCCAAATCCCCAAAATAGAATGAAACTTCGTGATGGTAGATACCTGGCTTACAAGGAAAGAGGTATCCCCAAGGATGATGCCAAGTTCACCATCGTTCTTGTACATGGATTTGGTAGCTCTAAAGACATGAACTTCAATGTCTCACAA GAGTTTGTAGAAGAAACTGGGATATACTTTGTGCTATACGATCGAGCGGGCTATGGAGAGAGCGATCCAAATCCGAAACGTTCGCTGAAGAGTGAAGCTTCCGATGTTCAAGAACTGGCGGATGGGTTACAGATTGGATCAAGGTTTTATTTGATCGGAATCTCGATGGGTTCATACACCGTTTGGAGTTGCCTCAAACATATTCCACAAAG GCTAGCAGGAGTGGCGATGGTGGCTCCCGTAGTAAACTACCGGTGGCCGTCGATTCCAAAGAGTTTGATGAAAAATGATTACAGAAGAGAAGTGTTAAAATGGTCTTTTTGGATTGCTAAATATTTCCCTGGACTGCTTCATTGGTGGGTGACTCAAAACATGTTTCCTACAACTTCAGTGCTAGAAAAAACCCCTGCTAATTACTTCAACGACCAAGATATCGAAGTCCTCAAGCACACCAAAGGCTTCCCAATGCTCAGTAAG GAGAAGTTACGAGAACACGGCGTTTTTGAGACGCTGAGAAGCGACTTTTTAGTGGCGTTTGCTGACTGGGACTTCGACCCGGCAGACCTACCGGACCCGTTTCCGTCCGGACCAGAGAAGAGCCCCTCCTCTGTTCACATATGGCAAGGCTACGAAGACAAAGTGATACCGTTTCAGCTGCAGAGATGCTTGTGCCACAAGCTAGCATGGATCAAGTACCATGAGGTTCCTAAAGGAGGTCACTTGATCGTGCACTACGAAGGAGTTTGCGACGCGATCTTGAAATCGCTTCTACTAGGAGAAGATCTTCCAATGTACAAACCCAAAGCTGTGGTGACTGAACCTTAA
- the LOC106452140 gene encoding uncharacterized protein LOC106452140 isoform X2 → MGSYTVWSCLKHIPQRLAGVAMVAPVVNYRWPSIPKSLMKNDYRREVLKWSFWIAKYFPGLLHWWVTQNMFPTTSVLEKTPANYFNDQDIEVLKHTKGFPMLSKEKLREHGVFETLRSDFLVAFADWDFDPADLPDPFPSGPEKSPSSVHIWQGYEDKVIPFQLQRCLCHKLAWIKYHEVPKGGHLIVHYEGVCDAILKSLLLGEDLPMYKPKAVVTEP, encoded by the exons ATGGGTTCATACACCGTTTGGAGTTGCCTCAAACATATTCCACAAAG GCTAGCAGGAGTGGCGATGGTGGCTCCCGTAGTAAACTACCGGTGGCCGTCGATTCCAAAGAGTTTGATGAAAAATGATTACAGAAGAGAAGTGTTAAAATGGTCTTTTTGGATTGCTAAATATTTCCCTGGACTGCTTCATTGGTGGGTGACTCAAAACATGTTTCCTACAACTTCAGTGCTAGAAAAAACCCCTGCTAATTACTTCAACGACCAAGATATCGAAGTCCTCAAGCACACCAAAGGCTTCCCAATGCTCAGTAAG GAGAAGTTACGAGAACACGGCGTTTTTGAGACGCTGAGAAGCGACTTTTTAGTGGCGTTTGCTGACTGGGACTTCGACCCGGCAGACCTACCGGACCCGTTTCCGTCCGGACCAGAGAAGAGCCCCTCCTCTGTTCACATATGGCAAGGCTACGAAGACAAAGTGATACCGTTTCAGCTGCAGAGATGCTTGTGCCACAAGCTAGCATGGATCAAGTACCATGAGGTTCCTAAAGGAGGTCACTTGATCGTGCACTACGAAGGAGTTTGCGACGCGATCTTGAAATCGCTTCTACTAGGAGAAGATCTTCCAATGTACAAACCCAAAGCTGTGGTGACTGAACCTTAA